Proteins encoded by one window of Fundulus heteroclitus isolate FHET01 unplaced genomic scaffold, MU-UCD_Fhet_4.1 scaffold_137, whole genome shotgun sequence:
- the LOC118558626 gene encoding LOW QUALITY PROTEIN: frizzled-4-like (The sequence of the model RefSeq protein was modified relative to this genomic sequence to represent the inferred CDS: deleted 1 base in 1 codon): MFGSRTADSGRERVSCDLDATAVPILVQEGLKSTGCAIVFLLLYSFGMASSLWWVILTLTWFLAAGLKWGHEAIEMHSSYFHIAAWAIPAVKTIVILIMRLVDADDLTGLCYVGNQQQEALTGFVVAPLATYLLVGTLFICAGLVALFKIRSNLQKDGAKTDKLERLMVKIGVFSVLYTVPASTVIGCYLYQLSNWEEFKTNPRDSYVASEMLRIFMSLLVGITSGMWIWSAKTLHTWQRCSTRLLRDRQASRGGKRAPGESWIKPGKGNETVV, from the exons ATGTTCGGGAGTC GTACGGCTGACTCTGGAAGAGAGCGAGTTTCCTGTGACTTGGAT GCCACCGCCGTTCCGATTCTGGTCCAGGAAGGATTAAAAAGCACCGGCTGTGCCATAGTCTTCCTTCTCCTCTATTCTTTTGGCATGGCCTCCTCGCTGTG GTGGGTGATCCTTACCCTCACCTGGTTTTTGGCTGCCGGACTGAAGTGGGGCCACGAGGCGATTGAAATGCACAGTTCGTACTTCCACATCGCGGCCTGGGCCATCCCAGCTGTTAAAACCATTGTGATCCTAATAATGAGGCTGGTGGATGCTGATGACCTCACTGGGCTGTGCTACGTGGGTAACCAGCAGCAGGAGGCCCTCACGGGCTTTGTGGTTGCCCCATTAGCGACGTACCTTCTCGTAG GCACGCTGTTCATCTGCGCAGGCCTGGTTGCTCTTTTCAAGATCCGGTCTAACCTGCAGAAGGACGGGGCCAAAACAGACAAACTGGAGCGTCTAATGGTGAAGATCGGGGTGTTCTCCGTTCTTTACACGGTCCCGGCATCCACGGTCATCGGGTGCTACCTCTACCAGCTCTCTAACTGGGAGGAGTTCAAGACCAACCCCCGGGACTCGTACGTGGCGTCGGAGATGCTTCGGATCTTCATGTCGCTGCTCGTGGGCATCACCTCGGGCATGTGGATTTGGTCGGCGAAGACCCTCCACACCTGGCAGCGCTGCTCCACCCGCTTGCTGAGGGACAGGCAGGCGAGCCGCGGCGGCAAGAGGGCGCCGGGGGAGAGCTGGATCAAACCGGGGAAGGGCAACGAGACAGTGGTGTGA